From Halorubrum salinarum, the proteins below share one genomic window:
- a CDS encoding tyrosine-type recombinase/integrase produces the protein MSSARGAPEPDDPVGYFLEDLTYHGKTDRTRAAYERVLRRFEAFLDGTEPASATHRDCMAFVHSLRGDVADSTVATYAAYLHRFYGYMTEVGAFDGNPMTLVMEEMDETVDKDPARRDVSIPAMRSFLAGIRHPLHRALVVTLLKTGMRVGELCNLDLRDFSVTDPDLEAAYALGDRPALSGRPDSIFVTADATVGEELNGEVRTAANKRKRGTVIPVDDELHRALKAWLAVRPDSPSPAEPLFVGTAEGWGERLRPQAVRHVVERYAREEGWYRTGGGADENVTPHYFRHFFTTHLRDRTGDRGVVKYLRGDVADDVIDTYTHNWGDQVREVYEANVYRLLP, from the coding sequence ATGAGTAGCGCGCGCGGGGCCCCCGAGCCCGACGACCCGGTCGGATACTTCCTCGAAGACCTCACTTACCACGGCAAGACGGACCGGACCAGGGCGGCGTACGAGCGCGTCCTCCGCCGGTTCGAGGCGTTCCTCGACGGGACCGAACCGGCGTCGGCGACCCACCGCGACTGTATGGCGTTCGTCCACTCGCTGCGAGGCGACGTGGCCGACAGCACGGTCGCGACGTACGCCGCCTACCTCCACCGGTTTTACGGGTACATGACGGAGGTGGGCGCCTTCGACGGCAATCCGATGACGCTGGTGATGGAGGAGATGGACGAGACCGTCGACAAGGACCCTGCTCGGCGCGACGTCTCTATCCCGGCCATGCGGTCGTTCCTCGCCGGGATCCGCCACCCGCTCCATCGGGCGCTCGTGGTGACGCTTTTGAAGACCGGGATGCGGGTCGGCGAGCTCTGTAACCTCGACTTACGTGACTTCTCGGTCACGGATCCGGACTTGGAGGCCGCCTACGCGCTCGGCGACCGACCGGCGCTGTCGGGGCGCCCCGACTCGATATTCGTGACGGCCGACGCGACCGTCGGCGAGGAGTTGAACGGTGAGGTGCGCACGGCCGCGAACAAGCGGAAGCGGGGGACCGTGATCCCCGTCGACGACGAGCTACACCGTGCGCTGAAGGCGTGGCTCGCGGTTCGACCGGACTCGCCGTCGCCCGCGGAGCCGCTGTTCGTCGGCACCGCGGAGGGCTGGGGCGAGCGGCTGCGACCGCAGGCGGTCAGACACGTCGTCGAGCGGTACGCCCGCGAGGAAGGGTGGTATCGGACCGGCGGCGGCGCCGACGAGAACGTCACGCCCCACTACTTCAGACACTTCTTCACGACGCACCTCCGCGACAGGACCGGGGACCGCGGCGTGGTGAAGTACCTGCGCGGCGACGTCGCCGACGACGTGATCGATACCTACACTCACAACTGGGGCGATCAGGTGCGCGAGGTCTACGAGGCGAACGTCTACCGACTGCTCCCGTGA
- a CDS encoding MBL fold metallo-hydrolase codes for MVDSDWGDWLPRAVADADPDTVALWYLGCNGFAIKGSEGTVLWIDPYVGTGDPPRTIRMIPVPFDPADVEVADAVLATHEHTDHVHGPSQAPILENTDADLVAPDDSLAVAREEERWTEEYDVSEAAFTEVTEGDELRVGEFTVHVVETHDADATHPVGYVIEHDAGTVFHAGDSKPSPSFTGLAERFDIDLGILAFGSEGTIPDKETGEPVRTKWYSDENEVATAANDLGLDRLVPTHWDMWKGLTADPTALHDHVRSYESPDRLEIVEIGDRIDL; via the coding sequence ATGGTCGACTCCGACTGGGGCGACTGGCTGCCGCGCGCGGTCGCGGACGCCGACCCCGACACGGTGGCGCTGTGGTACCTGGGCTGTAACGGCTTCGCGATCAAGGGGAGCGAGGGGACGGTCCTCTGGATCGACCCCTACGTCGGCACGGGCGACCCGCCGCGGACGATTCGGATGATTCCGGTCCCGTTCGACCCCGCCGACGTCGAGGTCGCTGACGCGGTGCTTGCGACCCACGAGCACACGGACCACGTTCACGGGCCCTCGCAGGCGCCGATCCTGGAGAACACCGACGCGGACCTCGTGGCGCCCGACGACTCGCTCGCGGTCGCGCGCGAGGAGGAGCGGTGGACCGAGGAGTACGACGTGAGCGAGGCGGCGTTCACCGAGGTCACCGAGGGCGACGAACTGCGCGTCGGCGAGTTCACCGTTCACGTCGTCGAAACGCACGACGCGGACGCCACGCACCCGGTCGGCTACGTGATCGAACACGACGCGGGGACGGTGTTCCACGCCGGCGACAGCAAGCCCTCGCCGTCGTTCACGGGGCTCGCGGAGCGGTTCGACATCGACCTCGGAATCCTGGCGTTCGGTTCCGAGGGCACGATACCCGACAAGGAGACGGGGGAGCCGGTTCGGACGAAGTGGTACAGCGACGAGAACGAGGTCGCGACGGCGGCGAACGACCTCGGCCTCGACCGCCTGGTGCCGACCCACTGGGACATGTGGAAGGGGCTGACCGCCGACCCGACCGCGCTCCACGACCACGTGCGGAGCTACGAGTCGCCGGACCGGCTGGAGATAGTCGAGATCGGCGACCGGATCGACCTGTAA
- a CDS encoding phosphatase PAP2 family protein gives MALLRVTALTGLSVAVGSAVTALLCVGPRQLSRTTNDLGRRARDIAPYLAAALGLLAVKQLTQGYRIRISRALDWHITDKLYAIEGEFVAALQRATPDATLELFSAAYMLGFAVLLVAGPAVYFLAGDGGQRHLKELLVAYMLNYAVGTLCYTLFVGYGPRKYLDSVDGLLYQFYPETQELTAAVASNTNVFPSLHASLSVAVAAVAWRSRRRFPRWAWIAGALTATVVYSTMYLGIHWATDVIAGAVLGAGSAAVGARIVTRVERRAAGEAPDPVDGAASEPEPKPGDD, from the coding sequence ATGGCGCTCCTCAGAGTGACCGCCCTCACCGGCCTCTCGGTTGCCGTCGGGTCGGCGGTCACAGCCCTCCTCTGTGTCGGGCCTCGACAGCTGTCTCGCACGACGAACGACCTCGGCCGCCGCGCTCGCGACATCGCGCCGTACCTCGCGGCGGCGCTGGGGTTACTCGCGGTCAAACAGCTCACCCAGGGGTACCGGATTCGGATCTCCCGCGCGCTCGACTGGCATATCACGGACAAGCTGTACGCTATCGAGGGAGAGTTCGTGGCCGCGCTCCAGCGCGCGACGCCGGACGCGACGCTCGAACTCTTCTCGGCGGCGTACATGCTCGGGTTCGCGGTCCTCCTCGTCGCCGGGCCGGCGGTGTACTTCCTCGCCGGGGACGGCGGACAGCGACACCTGAAGGAACTGCTCGTCGCCTACATGCTGAACTACGCGGTCGGGACGCTCTGTTACACGCTGTTCGTCGGCTACGGGCCGCGAAAGTACCTCGACTCGGTCGACGGGCTGCTGTACCAGTTCTACCCCGAGACCCAGGAGCTCACGGCCGCGGTCGCGTCGAACACGAACGTCTTCCCCTCGCTCCACGCCTCGCTCTCCGTGGCGGTGGCCGCCGTCGCGTGGCGCTCTCGGCGTCGGTTCCCGCGGTGGGCCTGGATCGCCGGCGCCCTCACCGCGACCGTCGTCTACTCGACGATGTACCTCGGGATCCACTGGGCGACCGACGTAATCGCCGGCGCCGTCCTCGGCGCGGGGTCGGCGGCCGTCGGGGCGCGGATCGTGACTCGCGTCGAACGGCGGGCAGCCGGCGAAGCGCCCGATCCGGTCGACGGGGCGGCGTCAGAGCCGGAGCCGAAGCCGGGCGACGACTGA
- a CDS encoding alanine-zipper protein gives MSERTAEAATTVDEDGIRVEKSFTDDAFPVPAVMYTLSSHREDPVRVRIVDRIPESFPMDRVGFHPEYESENWTAYKDHRVEFERVIDPDETVETVFGIRDEDPDLDGFLGTPVIEHVPVGEEIEDVLGAGDTDAVREVLSGDRATLPGMAEDDELLPDDPAEPADEPESEAEEDDAEPTEPPEADAEPEADAEPEADAADEAHDEPESAAPEPRAIEAGTAAVTAHEGEPVGAAVAESESAPDEEAEPAADDAPEEAPEADDTDAEEPHEDETDEEGAVEDDGEAARLPGEGGLAAALAAEIRTGAADEEDIATIEEAFEADVPRSVDVRIARLQSSVADIEAYADALAEFIDGEGTAREILDGIDDRVDAVEAEVDALDDRLDDADDERETLASDVSRVDAEVDAATDAVDEVEDRVDAVADDVETVESDVRAVEDDVAAVDDSVESVRGVVSAVESDVDDLAADVDRVEGEADAVAESVDDLGDDVETLYEEVDRAAERAENAEETAESAEDLATDATERVDEVESGLDRFDEEFDDLWDDLAEVDSRLTDIEDRLGEDLDDVAAEIEEINDHLDELDEFRTRLNEAFGP, from the coding sequence ATGAGCGAACGGACGGCGGAGGCGGCCACGACCGTCGACGAGGACGGCATCCGCGTCGAGAAATCCTTCACTGACGACGCGTTCCCCGTGCCCGCGGTGATGTACACCCTCTCTTCGCACCGCGAGGACCCCGTACGGGTGCGCATCGTCGACCGGATCCCGGAGTCGTTCCCGATGGACCGAGTCGGGTTCCACCCGGAGTACGAAAGCGAGAACTGGACGGCGTACAAGGACCACCGCGTGGAGTTCGAACGGGTGATAGACCCGGACGAGACCGTCGAGACGGTGTTCGGGATCCGCGACGAGGACCCCGACCTCGACGGGTTCCTCGGCACGCCGGTGATCGAACACGTCCCCGTCGGCGAGGAGATAGAGGACGTTCTCGGCGCCGGCGACACGGACGCGGTCCGCGAGGTGCTCTCCGGCGACCGCGCGACGCTCCCGGGAATGGCGGAGGACGACGAGCTGCTCCCGGACGACCCGGCCGAACCCGCAGACGAGCCCGAATCCGAGGCCGAGGAGGACGACGCGGAGCCGACCGAGCCGCCGGAGGCAGACGCCGAACCGGAAGCCGACGCCGAGCCGGAAGCTGACGCGGCCGACGAAGCCCACGACGAGCCGGAGTCCGCGGCCCCCGAACCGCGGGCCATCGAAGCGGGGACGGCCGCCGTGACGGCGCACGAGGGAGAGCCCGTCGGCGCAGCGGTGGCAGAGAGCGAGTCTGCCCCGGACGAGGAAGCCGAGCCGGCGGCCGACGACGCGCCCGAGGAAGCGCCCGAGGCGGACGACACGGACGCTGAAGAGCCTCACGAGGACGAGACGGACGAGGAGGGAGCGGTCGAGGACGATGGCGAGGCGGCGAGGCTGCCGGGCGAGGGCGGCCTCGCGGCGGCGCTCGCGGCCGAGATCCGCACCGGCGCGGCAGACGAGGAGGACATCGCGACCATCGAGGAGGCGTTCGAGGCCGACGTGCCGCGCAGCGTCGACGTGCGGATCGCCCGCCTCCAGTCGAGCGTGGCCGACATCGAGGCGTACGCCGACGCGCTCGCGGAGTTCATCGACGGTGAGGGTACGGCGCGCGAGATCCTCGACGGGATCGACGACCGCGTCGACGCCGTCGAGGCGGAGGTCGACGCCCTCGACGACCGCCTGGACGATGCCGACGACGAGCGCGAAACGCTCGCCTCCGACGTCTCGCGCGTCGACGCCGAAGTCGACGCCGCCACGGACGCGGTCGACGAGGTGGAGGACCGCGTGGACGCGGTGGCGGACGACGTCGAGACGGTCGAGAGCGACGTTCGGGCGGTCGAGGACGACGTCGCGGCCGTCGACGACAGCGTCGAATCGGTCCGGGGCGTCGTCTCGGCCGTCGAGAGCGACGTCGACGACCTCGCCGCCGACGTGGACCGGGTCGAGGGAGAGGCCGACGCCGTCGCGGAGTCGGTCGACGACCTGGGAGACGACGTGGAAACCCTCTACGAGGAGGTCGACAGGGCGGCCGAGCGCGCCGAGAACGCCGAGGAGACGGCCGAGAGCGCGGAGGACCTCGCCACCGACGCGACGGAGCGCGTGGACGAGGTCGAGTCCGGGCTCGACCGCTTCGACGAGGAGTTCGACGACCTGTGGGACGACCTCGCGGAGGTCGACTCGCGGCTCACCGACATCGAGGACCGCCTCGGCGAGGACCTCGACGACGTGGCGGCCGAGATCGAGGAGATCAACGATCACCTCGACGAGCTCGACGAGTTCCGGACCAGGCTCAACGAGGCCTTCGGTCCGTAA
- a CDS encoding DUF5805 domain-containing protein yields MGGDRQSVKTYVPTEQKEIWREHADELDMSLSEFVRTMVQAGRRGFAPSESATDEEPASEGSDPRGHDLERRVRAALESGPRSWDELVQAVVGDVEDELEATLDDLQDRNRVRYSGRDGGYVLTDE; encoded by the coding sequence ATGGGAGGCGATCGACAGTCGGTGAAGACGTACGTGCCGACAGAACAAAAAGAGATCTGGCGCGAGCACGCCGACGAGTTGGACATGTCGCTGAGCGAGTTCGTCAGGACGATGGTACAGGCCGGACGCAGGGGCTTCGCGCCAAGCGAGTCGGCGACCGACGAGGAACCCGCTTCCGAGGGCTCCGACCCCAGGGGTCACGACCTCGAAAGGCGTGTTCGCGCGGCTCTCGAATCCGGACCCCGATCGTGGGACGAACTGGTCCAGGCCGTGGTCGGTGACGTGGAGGACGAACTAGAGGCGACGCTCGACGATCTCCAAGATCGAAACCGGGTTCGATACAGCGGGCGTGACGGGGGGTACGTGTTGACCGATGAGTAG
- a CDS encoding glutamate-5-semialdehyde dehydrogenase, with translation MSESHTTDVEADTDELARRAERAALRLANADEATRDEALRSIADAIRERESEILEANAVDVEAAEAMLADGEYTQALVDRLKLDATKVEEIASMVESVAEQDDPLGETLAARELDEDLELYRVAVPIGVVATVFESRPDALVQIAALALKSGNAVVLKGGSEASESNRILHETIVEATPDLPDGWAAHVEAHEEVDRLLELDDRVDLVMPRGSSEFVSYIQENTQIPVLGHTEGVCHVYVDADADLEMAEDVAFDAKVQYPAVCNAVETLLVHESVADAFLPDLVARYEDAGVELRGDERTREVVDVDPVTADDWDTEYGDLELSIKVVDDAYDAIDHVNDHGSKHTESILTEDAETAETFMTGVDAASVFHNASTRFADGYRYGLGAEVGISTGKIHARGPVGLEGLTTYKYYLEGDGHLVASYSGEDAVPFTHRELDGAEWTPGRLSTE, from the coding sequence ATGAGTGAGAGCCACACCACCGACGTGGAAGCGGACACCGACGAACTGGCCCGGCGGGCCGAGCGCGCCGCGCTGCGGCTCGCGAACGCCGACGAGGCGACCCGCGACGAGGCGCTCCGGTCGATAGCCGACGCGATCCGCGAGCGCGAATCGGAGATACTGGAGGCGAACGCGGTCGACGTGGAGGCGGCCGAGGCGATGCTTGCGGACGGCGAGTACACGCAGGCGCTGGTCGACCGCCTGAAGCTCGACGCGACGAAGGTCGAGGAGATCGCGTCGATGGTCGAGTCGGTCGCCGAACAGGACGACCCGCTCGGCGAGACGCTCGCGGCGCGCGAGCTCGACGAGGACCTCGAACTGTACCGGGTCGCGGTGCCGATCGGAGTCGTCGCGACGGTGTTCGAGTCGCGGCCCGACGCTCTGGTTCAGATCGCCGCGCTCGCGTTGAAGTCCGGGAACGCGGTCGTCCTCAAGGGCGGCAGCGAGGCCAGCGAGTCGAACCGAATCCTCCACGAGACGATCGTCGAGGCCACCCCTGACCTCCCCGACGGGTGGGCGGCCCACGTCGAGGCCCACGAGGAGGTCGACCGCCTCCTCGAACTCGACGACCGCGTCGACCTCGTGATGCCGCGCGGCTCCTCGGAGTTCGTCTCGTACATCCAGGAGAACACGCAGATCCCCGTGCTCGGTCACACCGAGGGGGTCTGTCACGTCTACGTCGACGCCGACGCTGACCTGGAGATGGCGGAGGACGTTGCCTTCGACGCGAAGGTCCAGTACCCCGCCGTGTGTAACGCCGTCGAGACGCTGCTCGTACACGAGTCCGTCGCCGACGCGTTCCTGCCCGACCTCGTCGCGCGCTACGAGGACGCCGGCGTGGAACTGCGCGGCGACGAGCGGACCCGCGAGGTCGTCGACGTCGACCCCGTGACCGCCGACGACTGGGACACGGAGTACGGCGACCTCGAACTGTCGATCAAGGTCGTCGACGACGCCTACGACGCGATCGACCACGTCAACGACCACGGCTCGAAACACACCGAGTCGATCCTGACCGAGGACGCCGAGACGGCCGAGACGTTCATGACCGGCGTCGACGCCGCGAGCGTCTTCCACAACGCCTCGACCCGGTTCGCGGACGGCTACCGCTACGGCCTCGGCGCCGAGGTCGGGATCTCCACGGGGAAGATCCACGCCCGCGGCCCGGTCGGCCTCGAGGGGCTCACGACGTACAAGTACTACCTCGAAGGCGACGGACACCTCGTCGCGAGCTATAGCGGCGAGGACGCGGTCCCGTTCACGCACCGCGAACTCGACGGCGCCGAGTGGACCCCCGGTCGCCTGTCGACCGAGTGA